In one Dreissena polymorpha isolate Duluth1 chromosome 7, UMN_Dpol_1.0, whole genome shotgun sequence genomic region, the following are encoded:
- the LOC127837233 gene encoding uncharacterized protein LOC127837233, giving the protein MWKAAQLIVFALVLGLGQSAIDDVFRQVYDDTTSVASGLSGSDQDSGRSDKVVEAHLQSDWCRYRMEGSNRTLVKLHYDMVIDKRTYKDAFRKDFTDDVDSCETHSVDGQAANRRKRIASESDESRWPLEIPYQIEEGFDASGIRTIKKAMEDWSRYTCLHFVERTDQYDHIIFSPNEVCESYVGRIIGPQNIFLNLQNCMTLPIVLHEIGHAIGLYHEHTRADRDDNVTVNYKRINPKNHFQFDKLIAEYLDFNKPYDYHSIMHYGKNFFADPRNATSLEPKDEDYLNIIGEAKHLSFHDVQIVSAMYKCEERCANKVCPQGGFVGKNCECFCQGSPEDPVQQCIKPRMFCKPPPIDLDTYFVYPIGKKVVLMGLSGTQYPDGTVLIVENHRCSKQGTGNYTCQDGKWVDNINCKPDRCVYDTIRYEFEPNITAHGLGPIAEYVNTGTHVHVECRAPKRTQGYDSECRDSIWVPELPNCDADRCVYDRTRYVFKPNITSDGVSGTTEYVNSGTFVHVECIALKGIPGYDSKCTDSLWVPTLPNCDAAVDCKIENFDVRNVEVLLNGTVQSDGDVVPDGSSVQARCKGSNEQNSPINESQSDLVCHKGHLKGQIPRQCPAALYACPIVQFANTSGPFHYGYDVKCFDKYEMQPNLQARFQCDWKGDWKPFVPRCIPRSCQVIYGNAKVKVQLMDGSNISPNSRISSGQNISMSCTQKGNVPDQLTLTCDHGVYNETGETTLPVCKLVKCMPPPLSGAVMYSPMNNSYVFKDTVEIRRCQGKLWFQGDQRLTCTADGTWNGTATCTPYCQHGAEKWDERQNSDLIKHTIRNITVESYQECLTFCKNYDRVLCRAFAYGFDQGKRRCRITYANPSSPNAKDMLGARQLWSVWSRKCD; this is encoded by the exons ATGTGGAAAGCAGCGCAATTGATAGTGTTT GCTCTGGTGTTGGGTCTGGGTCAATCAGCTATTGACGATGTGTTCCGACAAGTATATGACG ACACGACTAGTGTAGCATCTGGACTCAGCGGCTCAGATCAAGACTCAGGCCGTTCAGACAAAGTGGTGGAGGCTCATTTGCAGTCAG ACTGGTGTCGGTACAGAATGGAGGGTAGCAACAGAACGCTGGTGAAGCTGCATTACGATATGGTGATAGACAAGAGAACATACAAGGATGCTTTCAG AAAGGACTTCACAGATGACGTTGATTCCTGCGAGACACATAGCGTTGATGGTCAGGCTGCAAATCGTCGGAAAAGGATTGCATCAGAAAGCGACGAGAGCCGCTGGCCCCTCGAAATACCGTATCAGATAGAAGAAGGATTTG ATGCCTCTGGAATCAGAACAATTAAAAAAGCTATGGAAGACTGGAGCAGATACACGTGCTTGCACTTCGTAGAAAGGACAGACCAATACGACCATATCATATTCAGTCCTAACGA GGTCTGCGAATCATATGTGGGGAGGATAATAGGACCCCAAAACATCTTCCTGAATCTGCAAAACTGTATGACG CTGCCGATCGTTTTACACGAGATTGGGCACGCCATTGGCCTATACCATGAGCACACGAGGGCAGACAGGGATGATAACGTCACTGTAAACTACAAACGCATTAATCCGAAAAACCACTTCCAATTTGACAAACTCATCGCGGAATATCTCGATTTTAACAAGCCGTATGACTATCACAGCATAATGCATTACGGCAAAAAT TTTTTCGCCGACCCACGCAATGCTACTTCGTTGGAACCGAAAGACGaagattatttgaatattattggagaAGCGAAACACCTCAGCTTCCATGATGTACAAATTGTGAGCGCCATGTATAAGTGTGAAG AGAGATGTGCTAATAAAGTATGCCCGCAGGGTGGATTTGTGGGGAAGAACTGCGAATGCTTCTGCCAGGGATCTCCCGAAGATCCAGTTCAACAATGCATCAAACCCAGAA TGTTCTGTAAACCCCCGCCTATTGACCTGGACACCTACTTTGTGTACCCAATCGGAAAGAAGGTGGTACTGATGGGTCTGTCTGGTACCCAATACCCAGACGGAACAGTTCTCATAGTGGAGAACCACCGGTGCTCAAAACAAGGGACCGGAAACTATACCTGTCAAGACGGCAAATGGGTGGACAATATCAACTGCAAACCAG ATCGGTGTGTGTACGATACGATCCGATATGAATTCGAACCGAATATTACAGCGCATGGACTTGGCCCAATCGCGGAATACGTCAACACGGGTACACAT GTGCACGTAGAGTGCAGAGCACCAAAAAGGACCCAAGGGTATGATTCTGAATGCAGAGATTCCATTTGGGTTCCGGAATTGCCGAATTGTGATGCAG ATCGTTGTGTGTACGACAGGACCCGATATGTCTTCAAACCGAACATTACTTCGGACGGCGTAAGTGGAACCACTGAATACGTCAACTCGGGAACATTC GTTCACGTAGAATGCATTGCACTGAAAGGGATACCAGGCTATGACTCTAAGTGCACAGACTCGCTTTGGGTTCCAACTCTGCCAAATTGCGATGCAG CGGTCGATTGTAAGATAGAGAACTTCGATGTTCGCAACGTGGAGGTATTGTTGAACGGCACGGTGCAATCGGATGGTGATGTTGTCCCAGATGGCAGCTcg GTGCAGGCACGGTGTAAAGGGTCAAACGAACAAAATAGCCCGATTAATGAATCCCAGTCCGATCTGGTTTGTCACAAAGGACACTTGAAAGGTCAAATTCCCAGACAATGCCCAGCAG CATTATACGCTTGCCCCATTGTGCAGTTCGCCAACACGAGTGGCCCATTTCATTACGGCTACGATGTAAAGTGCTTCGATAAATACGAAATGCAGCCAAACTTGCAAGCTCGCTTTCAGTGCGACTGGAAAGGAGACTGGAAGCCATTCGTACCAAGATGTATCCCTA GATCATGCCAAGTTATCTACGGCAATGCAAAAGTCAAAGTGCAACTAATGGATGGATCGAATATAAGCCCAAACTCAAGAATCAGCAGTGGTCAGAATATATCTATGTCTTGCACGCAGAAGGGTAACGTTCCTGACCAACTGACGCTGACATGTGACCACGGTGTATACAATGAGACAGGCGAAACAACGCTCCCTGTGTGCAAACTAG TCAAGTGTATGCCACCTCCTTTATCGGGCGCTGTAATGTACAGTCCAATGAATAATAGCTACGTATTCAAGGACACTGTAGAGATACGACGTTGCCAGGGTAAACTATGGTTTCAAGGTGACCAGCGTTTAACGTGCACAGCAGACGGCACTTGGAACGGGACAGCAACATGCACACCGT ACTGTCAACATGGCGCTGAGAAATGGGATGAAAGGCAGAATTCTGATCTGATAAAACATACTATCAGAAACATTACCGTGGAATCATACCAGGAGTGCCTTACCTTTTGCAAAAACTATGACCG TGTTCTGTGCCGCGCGTTCGCATACGGATTTGACCAGGGAAAGCGCAGATGCCGAATCACGTATGCAAACCCAAGCAGTCCAAACGCCAAAGATATGTTGGGCGCAAGGCAACTCTGGTCGGTGTGGTCTCGAAAGTGCGActaa